Proteins encoded together in one Cicer arietinum cultivar CDC Frontier isolate Library 1 chromosome 4, Cicar.CDCFrontier_v2.0, whole genome shotgun sequence window:
- the LOC101493425 gene encoding multiple organellar RNA editing factor 2, chloroplastic-like: MARLLSLSTFPSSLLLPSNRLFSSTRGPYKATPSSFSRYPTVRCRMNRTGNSTYSPLNSGNSNFSDRPPTDMAPLFPGCDYEHWLIVMDKPGGEGATKQQMIDCYVQTLAMVLGSEEEAKKKIYNVSCERYFGFGCEIDEETSTKLEGLPGVLFVLPDSYVDPEHKDYGAELFVNGEIVQRPPDRQRRVEPQPQRHQDRPRYNDRTRYVRRKENMR, from the exons ATGGCAAGActtctttctctctctactTTCCCTTCCTCTCTCCTACTTCCCTCAAACCGCCTCTTCTCCTCCACCCGAGGTCCCTATAAAGCTACTCCATCCTCTTTCTCCCGCTACCCCACCGTCCGATGCCGAATGAACCGTACCGGAAACTCAACTTACTCCCCACTCAACTCAGGAAACTCGAATTTCAGCGACCGTCCGCCCACGGACATGGCCCCACTGTTCCCTGGATGTGACTATGAACACTGGCTTATTGTTATGGACAAACCCGGTGGTGAAGGTGCCACTAAACAGCAAATGATTGATTGCTATGTTCAAACTCTCGCTATGGTCCTTGGCAG TGAAGAGGAAGCGAAGAAGAAGATTTACAATGTTTCCTGTGAGAGGTACTTTGGATTTGGATGTGAAATTGATGAAGAAACATCTACTAAGCTGGAAG GGTTGCCTGGAGTTCTGTTTGTTCTCCCAGATTCATATGTTGATCCTGAACACAAGGACTACGGTG CTGAGTTATTTGTGAATGGAGAGATTGTCCAGAGGCCACCTGATAGACAGAGAAGGGTGGAGCCACAACCACAAAGGCATCAAGATAGACCAAGATACAATGATAGAACAAGGTATGTCCGGCGCAAAGAAAACATGCGATGA
- the LOC101509075 gene encoding uncharacterized protein: MDQGGDNSDKMYEGLEPDFEEMYDDLDPYFEEMYDDVKPNFDAMNDRVEPVMIDLIDVFTTGMMFDTRDELLKWARNVGRENGIVVVIFRSETATARSRTKTKLILGCERSGKYRHWKNPNLTRSTWTRKCECPFRLRGTRSSVGDEWYLHVICGLHNHELAKKLTGHSFLCRLSQNEKNVLGDMTKNLVKPKNILMTLRDHNVESLTTIKQVYNAR; this comes from the coding sequence ATGGATCAAGGGGGAGACAACAGTGACAAAATGTATGAAGGTTTGGAacctgattttgaagaaatgtatgatgatttgGATCCTTATTTTGAAGAAATGTATGATGATGTGAAACCGAATTTTGACGCTATGAATGACAGAGTTGAGCCTGTTATGATTGATTTGATTGATGTGTTTACCACCGGCATGATGTTCGATACACGAGATGAATTATTGAAATGGGCTAGAAATGTTGGAAGGGAAAATggaattgttgttgtgatttttaGATCTGAAACTGCGACAGCACGATcaagaacaaagacaaaattaattcttggttgtgaaagaagTGGTAAATATAGACATTGGAAGAATCCTAATCTTACGAGGAGTACTTGGACTAGAAAATGTGAATGTCCATTTAGATTGAGAGGAACACGATCAAGTGTTGGTGATGAATGGTATTTGCATGTAATATGTGGTCTCCATAACCACGAATTGGCCAAAAAACTGACCGGTCACTCTTTCTTATGCCGATTGTCacaaaatgagaaaaatgtacTTGGTGATATGACAAAGAACTTGGTAAaaccaaaaaacattttaatgacACTGAGGGATCACAACGTTGAAAGTTTGACGACAATAAAACAAGTTTATAATGCACGTTAA
- the LOC101509404 gene encoding PKS-NRPS hybrid synthetase cheA-like has product MERDKYVYRYRKVEGSDELMDIFWTHPNAITLVDNFHIVLIMDCTYKTYRYRMSLLEIIGVTSTEMTFCVGFAYLQFECADNFTWALQIVKEQITSGEVEVIVTDRDLALINAVENVFPKVVNLLCLFHICKNVKTKCKMNVFSKKKQVQILEAWETLIYSYDEAQYYMKLAIFEGICSNCSIFYDYVHEQWLIPYNERFVEALTNRVMHFGNTTTQRVESVHWSLTRILQDSIGDICSVWETINSMIVLQHNEIIASFEKSIIQKVHRYSNRLYANLHGVVSKNTIDHIAAEYNRVKTTHGLPCTCEIATYSMIPRSIPLDVIHVWWSKLTFHVDASSKPSELSVKHEIDVIVKKFEELDVPGKISLKGKLREIAYPSTTSMFPPVAKVKTKGAPKKGKSKISKRDKSTKCDPSWWEYVDANVRYNIIDVGDDSNCGYRAVATLLGMGENCWAFICQQCVVELQEFMSHYEILFGGENYVRKLIHNVYVEQVASKDNWMTLPEMRYVIALKFNLVVVALSLNQSQTYFPLRSPPPTSMSDYRVIVIAFVNNCHFVHVLIIVLNCY; this is encoded by the exons ATGGAACGCGACAAATACGTCTATCGATATAGGAAGGTAGAGGGTTCAGATGAGTTGATGGACATATTTTGGACTCATCCAAACGCTATCACTCTTGTAgataattttcacatagtattgaTTATGGATTGCACTTACAAGACCTATAGGTATCGAATGTCATTACTTGAGATTATTGGTGTTACATCTACtgaaatgacattttgtgtGGGATTTGCATATCTACAGTTTGAGTGTGCTGATAACTTCACGTGGGCACTACAAATAGTGAAAGAACAGATTACAAGTGGTGAAGTTGAAGTCATCGTTACTGATAGAGACCTTGCTTTGATAAACGCGGTTGAAAATGTTTTTCCAAAAGTAGTGAATTTATTATGCTTGTTTCATATATGCAAGAATGTCAAAACTAAGTGCAAGATGAATGTGTTTTCAAAAAAGAAGCAAGTGCAAATATTGGAGGCATGGGAGACTCTTATTTACAGTTATGATGAGGCTCAGTACTACATGAAGTTGGCTATCTTTGAAGGAATTTGTAGTAattgttctattttttatgattatgtacACGAGCAGTGGTTAATTCCTTACAATGAAAGGTTTGTTGAGGCGTTGACAAATAGAGTTATGCACTTTGGGAACACCACAACACAAAGGGTTGAGTCGGTGCATTGGAGTTTGACAAGGATATTACAAGATAGTATTGGTGATATATGCAGTGTTTGGGAAACCATCAATAGCATGATTGTATTACAACACAATGAGATAATAGCATCATTTGAAAAGAGCATCATTCAAAAGGTGCATCGATATAGTAACAGATTATACGCAAATTTGCATGGTGTTGTGTCAAAAAATACAATAGATCACATTGCGGCAGAGTATAACCGCGTGAA GACAACACATGGTCTACCTTGTACATGTGAAATAGCCACGTATAGTATGATCCCACGTTCCATTCCATTAGACGTTATTCATGTTTGGTGGAGTAAATTAACTTTCCATGTTGATGCATCAAGTAAACCTTCAGAGTTATCTGTGAAACATGAAATAGATGTCATAGTGAAAAAGTTTGAAGAACTTGATGTACCTGGCAAAATTTCACTTAAAGGTAAATTACGAGAGATCGCGTATCCATCGACTACGTCGATGTTTCCACCGGTTGCCAAGGTTAAAACAAAAGGTGCACCAAAAAAAGGCAAAAGTAAGATatcaaaaagagataaatcaacCAAGTGTGATCCATCTTGGTGGGAGTATGTGGATGCAAATGTTAGAT ATAACATTATTGATGTCGGTGATGATAGTAATTGTGGATATCGTGCAGTTGCAACTTTACTTGGAATGGGTGAGAACTGTTGGGCATTCATCTGTCAACAATGTGTGGTAGAGCTTCAAGAGTTCATGTCTCATTACGAGATACTATTTGGTGGAGAAAATTATGTTCGAAAACTTATACACAATGTGTATGTTGAGCAAGTTGCATCAAAAGATAATTGGATGACACTTCCAGAAATGAGATATGTGATTGCTTTGAAGTTTAACTTGGTTGTCGTCGCATTATCACTTAACCAATCGCAAACATATTTTCCACTTCGAAGTCCACCACCAACATCTATGTCAGATTATCGTGTGATTGTTATTGCATTTGTTAACAACTGTCATTTCGTACATGTATTAATTATCGTATTAAATTGTTATTga